A genomic region of Trueperaceae bacterium contains the following coding sequences:
- a CDS encoding SDR family oxidoreductase codes for MERSDGVEAGARKVALVTGASQGLGRAIAVELARSGVDVAVTSRRLEACEEVAAEINAGEESAAETDAGEVDAAEIDAGEESAGEIDAGEIDAARGKAKAFACDVADGDEVRGLVNDVVAHFGRLDILVNNAGMIEPIARLGECDPLAWERNVRVNLLGPFHAVQAVLPHFGSAGGGVIVNISSGAAHGPKEGWSAYCSSKAALAMLTAAIAEENPDNGVLAFGFQPGVVDTEMQVKIRASGVNEVSRIPRERLAAPERPARLVALLCTHPLPELNGQDLSIRDAEVVAAIEAAGRRNG; via the coding sequence ATGGAGAGGAGCGATGGAGTGGAAGCGGGTGCGAGGAAGGTAGCGCTGGTAACCGGCGCCAGTCAGGGCCTGGGACGGGCTATCGCGGTCGAGCTGGCCCGAAGCGGCGTCGACGTCGCGGTGACCTCGAGGCGGCTCGAGGCGTGCGAGGAGGTCGCGGCCGAGATCAATGCGGGCGAGGAGAGCGCGGCCGAGACCGATGCGGGCGAGGTGGACGCTGCCGAGATCGATGCGGGCGAGGAGAGCGCGGGGGAGATCGATGCGGGCGAGATCGATGCGGCCAGGGGCAAGGCCAAGGCGTTCGCTTGCGACGTGGCCGATGGCGACGAGGTCCGAGGGCTGGTGAACGACGTCGTGGCTCACTTCGGCCGGCTCGACATCCTGGTGAACAACGCCGGGATGATCGAACCGATCGCGCGCCTGGGAGAGTGCGACCCGCTGGCGTGGGAGCGGAACGTGCGGGTCAACCTGTTGGGCCCGTTCCACGCGGTCCAGGCGGTGCTGCCTCACTTCGGGTCCGCAGGCGGTGGAGTGATCGTCAACATCAGCTCGGGCGCCGCGCACGGGCCCAAGGAGGGCTGGAGCGCCTACTGCTCCTCGAAAGCGGCTCTGGCGATGCTCACGGCCGCGATCGCCGAGGAGAACCCAGACAACGGCGTACTAGCCTTCGGCTTCCAACCGGGGGTGGTGGATACCGAGATGCAGGTGAAGATCCGCGCCTCGGGGGTGAACGAGGTCAGCCGGATCCCGCGAGAGCGGCTCGCCGCGCCCGAGAGGCCCGCCAGGCTGGTGGCGCTCCTCTGCACGCATCCGCTACCCGAACTGAACGGCCAGGACCTCTCGATCCGCGACGCCGAGGTCGTGGCGGCTATCGAGGCGGCCGGGCGGCGGAACGGCTAG
- a CDS encoding antitoxin Xre/MbcA/ParS toxin-binding domain-containing protein: MTKASQRGTGYKIALDAGPKRRARLVMDRILGVGTSDSLAVIRAVEGGIDSAAVGRMSEHLEVSEGQILDAIDIPRSTFSRRKREGRLTSSESDRLYRATRLLARAVEVFGDEAEARIWMRASKRALGEVSPLIMARTDAGAREVEDLLGRIERGIPS, translated from the coding sequence ATGACAAAGGCGAGCCAGAGAGGTACGGGGTACAAGATCGCTCTCGACGCAGGGCCTAAACGACGTGCGCGCCTCGTCATGGACCGGATATTGGGAGTCGGAACCAGCGACTCACTGGCGGTCATAAGGGCGGTCGAAGGCGGAATCGACAGTGCGGCGGTCGGCCGAATGTCAGAACATCTCGAGGTGTCTGAGGGTCAGATTCTCGATGCGATCGACATCCCTCGCAGTACCTTCAGTCGACGGAAGAGAGAGGGTCGACTGACCAGCAGCGAAAGTGACCGTCTCTATCGAGCAACGAGGCTACTCGCGCGAGCGGTAGAGGTGTTCGGAGACGAGGCGGAGGCGCGGATCTGGATGCGCGCCTCCAAGCGCGCGCTGGGAGAGGTGAGCCCGTTGATAATGGCCAGGACTGACGCAGGCGCGCGAGAGGTGGAGGATCTGCTGGGTCGAATCGAGCGCGGCATACCCTCCTGA
- a CDS encoding RES family NAD+ phosphorylase, with translation MWIWRITGADYVDSAFSGAGAADHPGRWNHRGRLVGYASDSPALAMLEVLANAETFAALKDRFIVRTMISDELVYELPDQDLPADWRVYPIPSSTRDLGESWLLDGVYPALSVPSAVMPLQRNILLNSEHEELGDIEVSDVVPLDFDIRLTEFGRG, from the coding sequence ATGTGGATCTGGCGGATTACTGGCGCTGACTACGTGGACTCCGCGTTCAGCGGCGCCGGTGCCGCCGACCACCCCGGCCGCTGGAATCACCGGGGGCGACTGGTGGGCTATGCCAGCGACAGTCCTGCTCTCGCCATGCTCGAGGTCTTGGCAAACGCCGAGACATTCGCTGCCCTGAAAGATCGCTTCATCGTTCGAACGATGATCTCTGACGAGCTGGTGTACGAGCTACCGGACCAAGATCTTCCGGCCGACTGGCGAGTGTACCCGATACCCAGTTCGACCCGTGATCTGGGTGAATCTTGGCTACTCGACGGAGTCTACCCGGCCCTCAGTGTTCCAAGTGCGGTGATGCCCCTCCAGCGCAACATCCTGCTCAACAGCGAACACGAGGAGTTGGGGGACATCGAGGTATCGGACGTCGTTCCACTCGATTTCGATATCCGGCTGACTGAGTTCGGTCGAGGGTGA